Genomic DNA from Equus caballus isolate H_3958 breed thoroughbred chromosome 10, TB-T2T, whole genome shotgun sequence:
agttaagttcgcacgttccacttcagtgggccGGGATTCcccgattcggatcccgggtgcggacatggcaccacttggcaagccatgctgtggcaggcatcccacatataaagtggaggaagatgggcacagatgttagctcagagccagtcttcctcagcaaaaagaggagggttggcagcagaggttaactcagggctaatcttcctccaaaaaagaaaaaaaattgaaagaaaaaaaaataatggatgCTAGCATATGGTAAACccacaacagatgttagccatCCAGTTATGTAGCCTGGCCTTGAacccctctgtgtgtgtgtgtgtgtgattggtgacaatatactatgcatataaagGACTTCCAGCAGTGGTTTTTAAGGCTTTCTTTGCATTCTGAGTTGTTACATCTTAGGAAGTCTTCAatttcctctttggtgaaattcAGATCAAGCGAACCTGCTTCACAGGTTGGTGGGAAAGGGGCATGTTGACCCACCCCATCCCAGACCTGGGGGTGCCGGCTACCCttccacctctctgagtcttgatctctccatctccatccaGGGGCGAGGAGGCTGGACCCTCAACAGTGCTGGCTACCTTCTGGGTCCTGGTGAGTGAGCCTGCTCTGAGCGCTCCATCCCCGGCTAGTGTCTGCCTGGTGCCTGTGGGCAGTGAGTTTGCGACCCTGTAAAGACCCTCAACTCACATTCATTGAAGTCCACGGGTTTTGTTTCCAGACCTGTCTTGAGAGTTAGTCTAGCGGAGTGATGGGCATGTGGATCCTGGAGCCAGAGCATTGGGTCCaagtccagctctgccacttgctttGTGTGTGGCCTTcatctctctatgcctcagttccctcatctatgaTGAAGAGTGTCATGAAGGCCCCTGCCTCATAGGGATGACGTGAGGATTAGATAAGGTAGAGCAATATATGACATATTCCcccatccttctctttctgtGCCCCTGACTGCATCTGCACTGGGCACTTTTTGCACATGTGGCAATGTGCTGCTTGGTGACAATTAAACCCATTACATAAGGGGATCCCCTATGATGCTCAAGGCAGAGTTCATCTTGGGCCTCATTCAGTGGTCCAAGAAAACCCAGGCTCCCATAACGGTGTGGCATAGCAGAAAGGACGTAAGAATTGGATTCAGACATAGGtgggttcaaaccccagttcCGCCACTTAGCAGTGGGGTAACTCTGAGCAAGAGAATTCTCAGAGCCACAGTCTCCTCACTAACAAGGAGGGATGGTCAAAGCGTACCCCGTCCCACAGATTTGGTGGACGTGCTCCTTCAGATGGGTAATGAATGCCACAGGATTGCTGGATTCTGTGTGTTGCCGTTGCCATTTGACAGACCACCAGCTCTTGCTTcttcccccactccccagagTTCCACCTTCCCCAGAAGGCTGACcaaggcaggaaggagaagacAGCCCTCGAGATCCTAGAGCTGTGGAAGGCCGTTGGTGAGTGAATGGTCAGTTAGACTTCCCCCATTCTTCATCGCCATCACTCTCCTCCACGCGCCCACTACTGGTTTTGCAAACTGGCGGATGTAGGCTCCATTCCtcgctctgccacttactgattGAGGGAGCTGGGTAAGTGATGCAATTCCTTTGAGCCTCAAACCCCTCCCTATGTAAGATGGTATCATGAAAACTACCTCGTAATTCGATTGTGTGGCTCAATGAGAGAATGCATGTAAAATTCCTaagctgttatttttaatattatctcCTTGCAAGATCCCCTATTCACTTCCTCTTTGCTCACCCCTGGTGCTATTATCTCCTCTTCTTACCTGACCAAGTGATATCTCTGAGATTCCCTTCTCCTTCCCGTGTCATATCTCAAGGGAAAGAATCATGGAGGCACAAAGGGGTTCGGACACCTGCGTATGCACACAGTGAATGCAGCATATGACTTGAAGGGAATCTCCTTGTCATTGTCACCTTCTAAATGGAGGCAATTAAGTGTATCTAaggcaggatttctcaaccttggcactgctGACATTTGGAGCTGAAGCACTCTGTGTCATGGGGTCCATCTTGCGCATTACGGGATGTTGAGCAGCGTCCCTGGCCTCCACCTCTAGAAGACAGTAGCAcctccaagttgtgacaaccaaaaatgtctctgcATGTTGCCAAATATCCCCAGAGGGGCAAAAGTGCCCCTGGATGAGAACCGCTAAGAACTGTCAGATTCCCAAGGACACAGGGGAAGTAGAACCACGTTGGACGGTACAAAGTACTGAACTGAGTGGCATAAGTCACAatgatttctgtttttgtttctagATGGGCTCCCTTATCCCCTCTCTCAGCAGGCCTCCAAGAGGAGTCTGAGCGAGACTTTTGCTGAACCAGAGATTGGAGGTAAAGGCAGGGGGAAcatggaagagagaaatagatacAAGAAGAGGGCAGGAGATGTGGCCGGCAGAGCTTTGAGggcctgggagggtggggaggaaacAGGAATCAACCAAGAGGCCCCCTGACTTATAGCCACAATGTCCACCACTGACCACATATCCTAACGCTAAATTCCCATCCTGGCCTTGACTGCTCACTTCGACTCTGTTCCTTCACTTCACATCCTGCCTCACAGTCTAAATCTAGTTGTCCAACCAATACTGGCATTTCCCCACAATCTGGTACTTTTCCAATTATGACCCCAAACCCAAACCTTGATCTCCCCCAAGCCTAGCTTTAGCTATGACACTGACTTTAAACCCTCACTTTGACCTCACAGCTCAATCCAAACTTTGACCTCCCTCCTAAAGAAGATCTTTATTTCCAACCTTTAACCTTACTCTGAGCTCTATACTCTTCCGTGCTCATACTCCAGCATGCCCTTCTGTCTCAACTCTGACTTCTGATTTTCTTGGAACACTGGGTCCATTTCACTCTAGAATCTTTGCACCAGCTGTtgcctctgcctagaatgttctgtTTCTAGAGCTTTGCATGGCTAGATCTTTCACGTCATTCAGAAATCATTTTAGTCATCAACTCCTGAGAGACACTCCCTGAAATAAAGctactttttctctatttttgtcatcttgttttatttaatgGTAACATTCATCATTATATGATTCTTCTTTGCTTCATATATTGACTTTCTGTTTATTCTCCATCTTCTCCCAAAAACTCCAAGCTCCATGCGAGTAGAGACCTTTTCTGTCCTGCTCACTGCCTAGCACAATGGCTGATGCATAGCAGGTGCTTGGTAaacatttgctaaatgaatgaactaaATTATCCAAATTCAGTCTTCACATACTGCCTTCCCAACCATGATCAAAGTCAACAATCAACCCTGGCTTCTGCCTGCCTCCAGGTGGATTTTCCTTCCAATTCCATCTCCTTTTTCAGTCCTAACCCTATTTTTGGAAACTAACACAGTGCCTTTATTCCAACTGTACTAATTCATTtgaaaagcatttatttattagACACCTACCAGGGCAGGACATGACACATCTTCTGAATTCACTAATTCCCACACCAACCTTGGCTACAGTCTGGCTCTTGAAagcacccaccaccaccaccatgtgCCATCTTAAAATGGGGGCAGAAAGGGGAAATATGTGGgtagatgaaaataaaaagaaggtagaacagaaaaggaaagagggagtgaGAAGAGGGAAGGCTATTGGATCTGAGATGAACTAAAGAGAGTTTCATCCCAACCTCAAGAACCTGGTTTGGGGGGTGGTGGTAAACAGAACCATTCAAAATTCACCCTTTTCTCTCTCGCAGATCAGAGTGAGCTTGGCAAGAGAGTTCCCAAGAGGGGAGACGTCCTGCAGTCATAGATGTCTCCAAACCTCTGCTCCTCatccttctcctctccagctcctcctgAAGCCCTGTCTAGACACTCTCTACTGAGACTAAAATCCTGAAGCTAAATCCCCAAATCTCATGATGGAATTTTGGATCATTTGAAGAATTATTCTCAAAAGTCGCTGGACTGTTTCAGATTTTACTAATTAACCTTTGGAATAAGTATAAAGTGTTGTTAACAAACTCAAGAATAATTCTGAAACCATTTAGGAGATTCTATGTGGGGGGTATCAGGGAATATTCCTGcagtacatttaaaataattgtgttcTTTTGGAATCATAACAGGAACTATTgaacaatacaatattattatccCTTTTAACTCTGAGGTTCTATGATGTCTtgacttgaaaagatgctccagaGTAGCATCCTcacctttcttcatttttccaccTCATCCAAGCCTCCTCCAGCTGGAAATGAGGAGAGGTCATCTGGAGCAGAAtggagagaataaaatatttcttttcaaataatcaatGTTTTCTTCCATTAATTAGTACAGAAACTTCTTGGGGGTAGCAAAATCAAGGATGATAGAGTCAGGTGGGGGATTTGGGGGGACATATAAACTCTTAGAGGCATTAGATCTTGGATTATCTGATGAGAGGCCtaaatttaattctaatttttggCAGTTGTCCCTACCTTGATATCTGACCTACTCTCTGTtcatcagttcattcattttaaaacttctacatattttgaagctatgttgTCAGTGTCATATAAGTTTATAAGTTTTATAAATATCTGGAGGAaacttctttttatcattatataatagaCTTCTGTTATCCCCATTAATGCCTATTGCTTTAGATTCTCTTTTGCCTATTCCAGGTAACTACTGCTGCATAACACACTACCCCCAAAACCCAGTGGCCTGAAACAACAACTATTTTGTTAAACATCATGATCTCGTAGGTCAGGAGTCCAGGTGGGCTCAAACGCATGATTTTTCTATTCCATGTGGCTTTGATGGAGTCCACTGGGGGTGCTGAGCTGGTGAGTAGACTGATCTGGAGAGTCCAAGGTGGCTTCACTCACAAGTCTGGTGCCTGGATGGCTCTAGCCAGAAGGTCGGGTTCGGCTGGGAGAGTTGACTCAAGTACCTACACATGATTTCTCCAGTGTGATGGTTTTAGGATCACTGAATTCTTACATGGGAATTCAGGGCTTTTGCCTTATTATCTAGGACATTGATTAAGGCCAAGCTGCTGTAACAATGAGTCCCCAAAATAGAGTAGTGCAAAcaagataaaagtttatttcGCTGTCATGTCACAGTCCAGAAGGGGGCAATCTGGATCTGGTAGGATGGCCATGACATCTTCAGTTATGATGTTTTGTCTCTGGACCCAAGAGGGATGTTTCATCTACCTCCAGTGAGAAAGGGGGCCAGCAGGTGTCACACCAATCCTTTTAAAGGAAAGTCTGAAAGGCCACACATCATGTTAGCTCATGCATGGCTATTCTTAGTCACAAGAGGGCTGGGAAATGTTGTCTTTAGCTGGAGGCACTGCCCAGTTAAAAACACAAGATAATGGAAGAGTTGGAGATAGATATTCAGCCACTTGTTCTGATTTGCCGTTGTCCTTTGGATTTACATCTTTCTCAGCAACGTCACATGGCAGGGATTGCTAGTGCAGGATTCTGACATGCCTAGATCTCTGGCCGTATGCAGTCTAATATCATCAAAAATCTTATTCTAAGCCCTTAGCAACTTTAAATAGcagaatgggaagagagaggcagcagCAAGCCTCAGGGACCAATAAGACACCACCACTGCCTTCAAAGATCTCACAGAGGGGAGAAACCAGACATGTGAGTGGACAGATGAAATGGAGGGGGACAAGGGCTTTGGGAGAAGTCACACAGGGGACAATAGGACAAGGAGCATCTGACCAACTTGGGGGTCAGGCTGAGAAACTGGTCCCAAGGAGCATTAATATATGTGGACTCAGACTTGTAGGAAGAATTGGCACTTTTCATGAGACCCAGAGGGAGGAATATGTGGGCACAgaaagtcgagcaggttgctcagGGGGATTAGAGTATAAAATTCAGAGACCAAGAGGACAGCAACGagggtggcgggggtggggaaaCAGGAGCAAAGACAAGCTCTGAATTTCAGTCTTGGGAGCATGGACTTTCTTATGAAGACGGTTAGAAATGGCTGAAGGTGTAACACCAAAGAGAGATTAGACTGTGGGCATGCAATGTAGGGGGTTGCAAACTATGGCCCGCGGGCCAAACCCAGCCCGGCTGCCTGTTGATGGTTGGCCCCTGGGCTAAGAAaggtttttatacttttaaatggttgggaaagaaagaagaagatgagCAGAGACTGCAAAGGCTGAAGTAtgtattatctggccctttacaggaaaagttagCCAATCTCTGATGCAATGAATTGaacacaataaattttttttctccttcacctAACAGTCCAGGGAGGATGTTTCAAGTTGGCCAGGAACTCTCCTCTATGCAGTGATTCAGAAACCAAGATTCACTCTATATAGTTGTTCACCCATCGATTAGGGTCTTGTCTCAAACagtggaaggggaaagagaatatgcagggggtggggggcactcCTGCTTCATAAAAGCCTTGGCCTGGAAGTACCTGCATCCCTTTTGTTCATATTCATCATCTGGCCACACTTGGCTCAAAAGTGGGGGCAATAAGTTCCCTTTGTATGAAGCTGCTCCCCAGCTACAAATACTAAGTTGGGAAAGGGAGCATGGGTTTTGGTGGACACATAGCATCTCACCCATAGCTGACATGGCCaggtttgcattttagaaagaccaCTCCAGTGGCTGGCATAGAAAAGGCGTTGGAGGAAGATGATCCTGGAGGCAGATAAAATAGGAAGCTGTTGTGCTATTCCTGGGGAGAGATGATGGCATCCTTAGCTGAGGAGACAGAAGTGGGCATTGAAAGGAGCTGACAGACTGAAGACACAGGGAGATTGAACGGTCTACAATTAACTTAacattcagtgaatatttgttaagTACCTACCATATGCCAGAACACGTCTAGGGGTTCAGGATAGAGTGGAtaacaaaacagaccaaaaaagaaaatccttgtcTTGTTGGAGCTTGTATTCTGGGAGAGAGGGCAGTTGGACATTGAAAAAAGTTAGTGAGTAAAATAGACAGTATTCCACacagtgataagtgctatggggaACACAAAGGCAGAGATGGGCAATGGGAAGTTCCCCAGGAGTGAGTTTGAAATTTTCAGTGTGTGGTGAGGGGAGGTGTGAAGAagatgaaatttgaataaagaaCTGAAGGAGAAAGGGGTGGAGACATGAGGATATTTGGGAGAAGAGGATGCCAGGCAGAGGAATGACCAAGGGCAGTGCTCAGGGTGGGAGCAAGTTTCCAAGGGTCAGGAAGCTGCGTAAGTGGGTCTCGAATCAGTTGAGTGCGGAGCGTGGAAGAGATGAGTTGAGACAGGTAATGGGAGGTGGGGTCCTGGAGTCGGCCACTAGGACTTCGGGTTTGTCTCTGAGTGAAGTGCCAAGCCATTGGAGGCTTCGAGTAGTGGAGTGACATGAAACGACTCACATCTTAACAGGATTGTTCTGGCTGCTGTTTTGAAAATAGACAAAAGAGGGCAGAGACCACTTACAATGCTGTAATGCCAGTGAGAGGTGATGGGGGCTTGGGCCAGGGTGGAGGCAGTGGAGGTGGTAAAAAGCAGTCACATTCTAGATACAATTGAAGGTGGAGCTAATAGGATTCCCCAACAGACTTGCCATGGGATTTGAGAAGCAGTCAAGGGTGAGTCCCTATTTCTTTGGTCTAAGTAAATGGAAGGAGGGAGTTGCCATTGAAGGGTATGGGAAGCCATGCATAGAGCAGGCTTGGGGGAAAGACTAGgagctcagttttggacatgttaaatttgagatgcctattgGTTATGCAATAGGGGGTAGGGAGCTGGGAGTTGAATATGCAAATCTCAAATTCAGAAGAGAGGTgcaggggccagtcctgtggctgagtggttaagttcgcgctctccagGGGTGaaccagggtttcgccagtttggatcctgggcgtgggcatggtaccgctcatcaggccatgctgaggtggcatcccacatgccacaaccagaaggacctacaactagaatatacaactatgtactggggggctttggtgagaaaaaaaaagattggcaacagatgttagctcaggtgccaatctttaaaaaaaaaagagaggtgcAGAACGGACGTCTAATTTGGAGCACTGTAGGATTTAGGTAgcaaacagagaagagaagaggtccAAGGGCAGAGCTCTGGGGATTCAATAGGTTGTAGGCCTCAGTGGTGTTCAAAGATCAGGGAGAGGAGGTCGTCccagggcatagtggttaagttcgcgcgctccggtacagtggccctgggtttgccagtttcggatcctgggcgcggacctacacactactcaagACATGacatggtggtgtcccacagcaaagaactagaaggacttacaactatgtactggggctttggggagaaaaaaaaagaggaagactggcaacagatgttagctcagggtcaatcttcctcactaaaaaaagaagatcagggagagaaacaggaagtgGAGGGGAGTAGAGTGCAAGCCTGGGAGTGGAGACTGTAGAAGCATTGCAATTACTGgagatgacaaacccacaggtatGGCTTCACAGGAGTGTGTGGCAGAGGATCAAGGGAATGTTATTTAGGAGCTGGAAATACCCAAGAACTATGGTAGTGATAACATTAGAGGTGGGAACTAAGCCCTTCAAGGAGTGAGGGTGAATGACATGAAGGACACATTCGTAGAGGAGGCTGAGGTGAAGGAATTCTCCTGCTGAGTGACCATGCCCTGTAGAAGACATTACGGAAGGGTTCAGGAGTTGGGAGGCAACAGGGTATTACAATAGGGGAGATCCAGATTCGTGTTATGTCTAGGGCCTGGGGGCTCAGGGATGCCTGGGGGGCACCTAGTCTTCTTTTGGAAACTGACAAAAAGATAAGTAAAGGATATATTGAAATGAGACCTGGTGTCCCCAAGGCAGAGAAAGGTAGGTCTATGGGTGTTAAGGATGAGGGGAGTAAAGATAAGGGTCTTGTCCAGATGCTCGAATTTCACCCATACTGATGGGGGTTTGGAACCCTGCAGAGGCGTGGTCCTGTGTTGCATAGATGGGGCTCATATTGCATGCAATATGtgtacattaaaaaatttcattgTTCGTCTCAAATccaaatgtatgtgtatatcccAAATATTGTGTGGGGCATATTTATGCTAAAATTTGTTTatggtttatctgaaattcaaatttaactgggcatcctgaatttttatttgcttacaaTTGTTGGAGCCATGACAGCTTCATTCCTGGAGTGCCGTCAACACCCAACCGTCCAGGACGCAGGTCACTGTCAACACAGCCCATTCCTTGAGTGGCTTCGGGGTCAGAGCCCCATCTTCAGATTTCAGTCCTTGCTCCTTCTGTGCAGCTCAGGAAGGAAAGAGTTGGGTAAGGAAAGGAGTGATGCAACAGAATGAGGGGAGACCACTCTGCCCAACCTCTCAACACACAGGTCCCCAGGGCTCCCTCCGAGGCTGGACGGCTAGAACCATCAGGGGCCACTCATTGGACTGGTCTTTGCTTCTAAGGCTGCGTGCAGGGCCACGTCAGTCAGAGTGAAGGGAGAAAGCTGGGTCAAAGTCCCAGGAGCTGCCATCACTTTCTCCCCTGTAGGAGCAGTGACTGTGTCTGCAGGGGGAGACAGGGAGGTCTACATGAGGTGGAGAAGACTTCCATTTCAGGTGCAAATCACCCTCCATGTGTCCTGGTGACTGACAGGTCCTAACGAGTAGAACCAGCAGCTGTTTGAGACGCATCCTGTGCTCAGAGAACTCAGGTAAGGGACACACCTGAGGAAGGGGAGGGCAGTGGGCACATATCTGGCCATGATCTCTCCTTAATCAAGTTTCCCAAACTagtctcttaaaaatattgaattaaaaacttttttaatcaCGTTAAAATACGTCACATGAAATTTACCACCTTAATAACGTTAGGTGTACAGTTCATTGACATTAAGGACACTCATTTTtgtcatgcaaccatcaccactgtccatctccagaactcttttcatcttgcaaaactgagactCCATCCCCATTAAACCCTCActctccatccccctcccccagcccctggcagccaccattctaccttcCGTCTGGAatcacagtatttgtccttttgtgtctggcttatttcattcagcataacgtcctcaaggttcatcttgTGTTGTAGCCTCTGACAGGATTTCCTCTCTTTAAGCCTGGGTAATATTCCATCACCTGGGGACCTTTAAAAAAGTCCTTGTCTAAGCCCCACCCTAGACCAAATAAATCAGACTCTCCAGGGTGGGGTAAAGGCATGGgaggtatttttgtttgtttgttccctATGTTCCTGTGATTCTATTACAGTTGAGAATCTCAAGTTCAGGGAGTGTCTCCTTTCAATGTGGGCTCCATAGGGGGTTTGCATTTGAGGCCCTGGTCTGAGGTTCCACTTGGGAGGAACATACTAAAGGGAGTCTTAACCACAGGTTAATCTCCACTCTTCAAGGGCATTGGAAATAGAATAGTTGAGTTTCTGGCCGAATGCTCTTTGCCAGGCTTATCAGCTACAGATAATAGCCTATCCCAGGGTTTATCAACCTTGGGACTATTGACATTTCGGATGggatcattctttttctttttttttaaagattggcgcctgagctaacatctgttgccaatcttctttttttccttcttttttttcttcttctccccaaagcccccagtatgtagttgtatattctggttgtaggtccttctggttgtgctatgtgggacgccacctcagcatggcttgatgaacagtactgggtccgtgcccaggatctgaaccagtgaagccctgggccactgaagcggagcatgtgaacttaaccactcagccagggggccggcGGGTGGGATCACTCTTTGTCATggtgggctgtcctgtgcattgtaggatgttgagcagcaacCCTGGTCTCTCCTTGCCAGGTGGCAAGAGCATCctctccccagttgtgacaaccaaaattgtcTCTCGACATTGATGAATGTCCACTTGGGGCAAAATTACCCAGGACTGAGAATTCCTATCCTAAAGGTTGTTAATTCACAGGCCAAATAAGGAGACAACTAACTCAAAAAATCAACCAAGAATATAAAAACTGGATCACAGGTATTTTCAGAAACAAGGGCATTAAAACTGCCAtctaagaaaacataaataagcataataaacataagaaattaGCAAGATGAAATAAGAGTTAAAAATTCAAAAgcgtgggggctggcccggtggctcagcagttaagtgcacctgttctgcttcagtggcctggggttctccagttcagatcctgggtgcggacacagcaccgctcggaatgccatgctgtggtaggtgtcccacatataaagtagaggaagatgggcatggatgttagctcagggccggtcttcctcaggaaaaagaggaggattggcagcagttagctcagggctaatcttcctcaaaaaaaaaattcaaaaccatAAATGCAGTTGAATATTAATTAAGAAAAgatatagggccagccccagtggcctagtggttaaattcggcacactccactttggcagccctggtttggttcccaggcggggacctacaccactcatcagtgaccatgctgtgacgatggcatatatatatgcatacatatataatagCTGAAATAAAGAACACACTACATGAGACATGGTAGAATGGacacaacagaaaaataaattagagaagtggaagaaaatattggggaacggggccggccggtggtgcagtgattaagtgcacacgttctgcttgggtggcccggggttcaccatttgggatcccaggtggggacatggta
This window encodes:
- the GALP gene encoding galanin-like peptide; this translates as MAPSVQLVLLLTVLLILAETPASLPVHQGRGGWTLNSAGYLLGPEFHLPQKADQGRKEKTALEILELWKAVDGLPYPLSQQASKRSLSETFAEPEIGDQSELGKRVPKRGDVLQS